In Rhodoligotrophos defluvii, a genomic segment contains:
- the rph gene encoding ribonuclease PH — protein MRPSRREAHELRAISLERGVSKHAEGSCLVRFGDTHVLCTASLEARVPGWLRGTGKGWVSAEYGMLPRATTERTQREAATGKRGGRTLEIQRLIGRSLRAAVDLTKLGEMQITIDCDVIQADGGTRTAAITGGWVALHDCLQWMMARNMLREMPLVGQVAAISCGIYRGTPVCDLDYAEDSDAEADANFVMNGSGQLIEVQGTAEKAPFSEDQFVELLRLARQGINRVLDLQKTAVS, from the coding sequence ATGCGACCTTCCCGACGCGAAGCCCATGAACTGCGTGCGATCAGCCTTGAGCGCGGCGTTTCCAAGCATGCGGAAGGCTCCTGCCTGGTCCGGTTCGGCGACACCCATGTGCTGTGTACCGCCAGCTTGGAAGCGCGGGTGCCGGGCTGGCTGCGGGGCACCGGCAAAGGGTGGGTATCGGCCGAATATGGCATGCTGCCCCGGGCGACCACCGAGCGGACGCAACGGGAGGCCGCAACCGGCAAGCGCGGCGGCCGCACGCTGGAGATCCAGCGGCTGATCGGGCGCTCCCTGCGGGCTGCCGTTGACTTGACGAAGCTTGGGGAGATGCAGATCACCATCGACTGTGACGTCATCCAGGCGGATGGCGGCACACGCACCGCCGCCATCACCGGCGGCTGGGTTGCCCTGCATGACTGCCTCCAGTGGATGATGGCGCGCAACATGCTGCGCGAGATGCCGCTCGTCGGCCAGGTCGCGGCGATTTCCTGCGGCATCTATCGGGGAACCCCCGTCTGCGATCTCGATTATGCAGAGGATTCGGACGCCGAGGCGGATGCCAATTTTGTCATGAACGGCAGTGGTCAGCTGATCGAGGTGCAGGGCACGGCGGAAAAGGCGCCGTTCTCCGAGGATCAGTTCGT